In Nanoarchaeota archaeon, a single genomic region encodes these proteins:
- the rbcL gene encoding type III ribulose-bisphosphate carboxylase, whose product MQEYIDINYKPTKNDLICEYYIEPSEGVSFEKAATNMAGESSIDTWADIQTLSPKLAKRLKPHVFFMDKKRNTIKVAYHVDLFETNSVPQFLSSVAGNIFSMKLLDNLRLQDISFPEQVIKQFRGPKFGLEGVRKLMKVKDRPFVGTIVKPKVGLTSEKHAEVAYNSWVGGCDIVKDDENLTNQKFNSFEKRAKTTLKLRDKVEKETGERKMYMCNITAPTCQEMIKRAEYVKSLGGEYIMIDIIPVGWTALQTLREANEDLKLVLHAHRCMHSALTRNPKHGISMTVISKLTRLVGLDQLHIGTVVGKMHGGKDEVLAVRDECVLGIVKENYRLNVLEQNWGKIKPMFPVASGGLEPTMVPDLMDVFGKDIIMQFGGGIHAHPGGTKTGAMAARQAVDACLKKTSLKEYSKNHEELRMALNCWEASKSDK is encoded by the coding sequence ATGCAGGAATATATAGACATAAACTATAAACCTACAAAAAATGATTTAATTTGTGAATATTATATCGAACCATCTGAAGGAGTTAGTTTTGAAAAGGCCGCAACAAACATGGCTGGAGAAAGCTCCATAGACACCTGGGCAGATATCCAGACACTGAGCCCTAAACTGGCAAAGCGCTTAAAGCCCCATGTATTTTTCATGGACAAAAAAAGAAATACTATCAAAGTTGCATATCATGTGGATTTGTTTGAAACTAATTCAGTTCCGCAATTCTTAAGCTCTGTTGCAGGAAATATATTCAGCATGAAGCTTCTAGACAACTTAAGGCTGCAGGATATTTCATTTCCTGAACAGGTCATAAAGCAGTTTCGCGGACCGAAATTTGGCCTGGAGGGTGTAAGAAAACTTATGAAAGTCAAAGACCGGCCGTTTGTCGGAACCATAGTAAAGCCAAAAGTTGGACTGACTTCTGAAAAACATGCTGAAGTCGCGTATAATTCCTGGGTTGGCGGCTGCGATATTGTGAAGGATGACGAAAACCTTACAAACCAGAAATTCAACAGTTTCGAAAAAAGGGCTAAGACAACTCTAAAATTAAGGGATAAAGTTGAAAAAGAAACCGGTGAGAGAAAAATGTATATGTGCAATATTACTGCGCCCACGTGCCAGGAAATGATAAAGCGGGCGGAGTATGTCAAAAGCCTGGGCGGAGAATATATAATGATTGATATCATTCCAGTTGGCTGGACCGCCCTGCAGACGCTGAGGGAAGCAAACGAGGATTTGAAGCTGGTTCTGCATGCGCACCGATGCATGCATTCTGCCCTGACAAGAAATCCGAAGCACGGCATAAGTATGACTGTAATATCAAAGCTTACGCGGCTTGTCGGTTTGGACCAACTTCACATAGGAACCGTTGTGGGAAAAATGCATGGCGGAAAAGATGAGGTTTTGGCCGTCCGTGATGAATGCGTACTTGGCATCGTAAAGGAAAATTACCGGCTTAATGTACTTGAGCAGAATTGGGGTAAAATAAAACCGATGTTTCCCGTAGCTTCCGGAGGGCTGGAGCCGACAATGGTTCCTGATCTAATGGATGTTTTTGGAAAAGACATAATCATGCAATTCGGAGGCGGAATACACGCACACCCCGGCGGAACAAAGACAGGGGCTATGGCGGCAAGGCAAGCGGTTGATGCGTGCCTTAAGAAAACGTCTTTGAAAGAATATTCAAAAAATCATGAAGAACTTAGAATGGCTCTCAATTGTTGGGAGGCTTCCAAAAGCGATAAGTAA
- a CDS encoding helix-turn-helix domain-containing protein, with amino-acid sequence MPDEKLARAIRSRTRRDILHILGNKEKISVHEIAAILNITESSASKNLKMLYDFGFVSFESRAPEKLYTLKVKDLTELIRVYDKIVKKI; translated from the coding sequence ATGCCTGACGAAAAGCTTGCAAGAGCCATAAGATCCAGAACGAGGCGGGATATTCTACACATACTAGGCAATAAGGAAAAAATATCCGTTCATGAAATCGCAGCCATATTAAATATAACCGAATCTTCAGCATCAAAAAACCTGAAGATGCTGTATGATTTTGGATTCGTGTCTTTTGAAAGCCGCGCGCCTGAAAAACTATACACTCTCAAGGTAAAGGATCTCACCGAACTCATCAGAGTATATGATAAAATTGTCAAAAAAATTTAA
- a CDS encoding M48 family metalloprotease, producing the protein MWLQVKMYLILGMFFGVIYALLSMIGAYMGIGSFMFYGILATVMMLVQYMIGPKIVDWSMKVKYVSEKEHPELHRMVAELAKKAKISKPRIGISRASIPNAFAFGRWESDSRVCVTEKLLDLLSKEELKAVLGHEIAHIKNRDVLAITLMSVVPTIAWYFAQSMLFSSLRDRDRGGNIAIGAAAFGIYFLTNLLVLYASRIREYYADKDSVALGNKPSTLASALYKLVYGSAKTPKSLLKETEGMKAFFANDPSRAVSEFNDLMALDMDKSGSIDEAELAAIRGKKAKVSGMDKFMELLSTHPNMVKRISALSELRAR; encoded by the coding sequence ATGTGGCTGCAAGTCAAAATGTATTTGATTTTAGGAATGTTCTTCGGGGTAATCTATGCCCTGCTTTCAATGATCGGTGCGTACATGGGCATCGGAAGCTTCATGTTTTACGGCATTCTTGCGACAGTTATGATGCTTGTCCAGTACATGATAGGTCCGAAAATCGTTGATTGGTCTATGAAAGTAAAATATGTCTCTGAAAAAGAGCATCCCGAACTTCATAGAATGGTGGCCGAACTTGCAAAAAAAGCAAAAATATCGAAACCTAGAATCGGAATATCCCGGGCATCGATTCCAAATGCGTTCGCATTTGGCAGATGGGAATCTGATTCAAGAGTATGCGTTACTGAAAAACTATTGGATTTACTGAGTAAAGAAGAGCTTAAAGCGGTTCTCGGGCATGAAATCGCGCATATAAAAAACCGCGATGTTCTTGCTATAACGCTTATGAGTGTTGTTCCGACAATTGCATGGTACTTTGCGCAAAGCATGTTGTTTTCCAGTCTGCGCGACCGTGACCGGGGCGGAAATATTGCAATAGGCGCCGCAGCATTTGGAATATATTTCCTGACAAATCTCCTTGTTCTTTATGCATCAAGAATACGAGAATACTATGCGGACAAAGACAGCGTGGCGCTCGGAAACAAGCCGTCAACTCTTGCATCTGCTCTGTATAAGTTAGTTTATGGAAGCGCAAAGACGCCTAAAAGTTTGCTTAAGGAAACCGAAGGAATGAAAGCATTTTTTGCAAATGATCCTTCGCGCGCAGTCAGCGAATTCAACGACCTTATGGCTCTTGATATGGATAAGAGCGGCTCGATAGATGAAGCAGAGCTTGCGGCAATACGCGGCAAGAAAGCGAAGGTATCCGGCATGGACAAGTTCATGGAGCTTTTAAGCACGCACCCGAATATGGTGAAACGGATTTCCGCGCTGTCAGAATTGCGCGCGCGTTGA
- a CDS encoding cation-translocating P-type ATPase produces the protein MLYIHEKPAHALSSDEVIKHLETNKTAGLSLHEAEKRLKKNGPNALNGTAHITPLQIFARQFKSAIVWILAFAAVISYYIGEDTEAYVISAIILITCFIGFFQEYKAENILKSIKKLTATHVRIMRSGEMVELSSEKAVVGDIIFLESGDKVPADARIMSSNRLSVDESSITGESIPSRKENCVLKEDAALADRKNMLFMGSYVSTGNAVAVITHTGMKTEMGKIAGSIPSECQITPLQASMNHFGKRLSVFVLLIGIFVIAFELIKGKALYDILLISIAIAVSGVPESLPIIILIGLSHGVYVMSKKNALVRKMDAVETLGCVTVICSDKTGTITRNEMTVVNIYSSGSFIDVSGRGYKPEGEFTSGGKRIVPKDNATLNQMIIAGLMCNNAKLSKKSGAWSCMGDTTEGSLIALAKKAGISEGLVDFEYTRIAEIPFDSARKCMSTIHQKSVDVQIFIKGAPDMLLRKCSRIEKNGAVSAMGRKEKESIMAAHELFSKKALRVLAIAYKPEKFKKKFDERDENNLIFLGLVGIEDPPREGVKESIAACRAAGINVVMITGDHASTAVAVAKKIGLINENGLVIEGAELDKMPDDEFQKVVERVCVYARATPEHKLKIIEAFEKCGHIVAMTGDGVNDAIALKKAHVGVSMGLKGTDVAKEASDISLLDDNFNTLVSAIKEGRTIYANLQRAMRFVLSVTTAEIGAIILAIILDFPLPLTAIMVLFINLVTDDLPAMGMSMDRAERNVMRERPRPVGEPMINKNALKSILLAGSLMTLATFGIFAIYHNYYGADTIRSQTAAFASLMVMEIMYAYAIRMPENARKWREMFKNRHLNATVVLASVAALSAIQIPGLQQIFSTTSLHVYEWLVVLLISAVVVVGIAKLNFPKKKLYEKDFSVIKNKVVFG, from the coding sequence ATGCTATACATTCACGAAAAGCCTGCACATGCGCTTTCTTCAGATGAAGTCATTAAGCATCTTGAAACAAATAAAACTGCAGGGCTTTCCCTACACGAAGCGGAAAAAAGGCTTAAGAAAAACGGCCCAAACGCCCTAAACGGAACCGCGCATATTACTCCGCTGCAGATATTCGCGAGGCAGTTCAAAAGCGCGATTGTCTGGATTCTTGCATTTGCCGCCGTAATATCATATTATATTGGAGAAGATACAGAAGCTTATGTAATTTCTGCAATTATTTTAATTACGTGTTTCATCGGATTCTTTCAGGAATACAAGGCTGAGAACATACTAAAATCCATAAAAAAGCTGACTGCGACGCATGTAAGAATTATGCGCAGCGGAGAAATGGTTGAGCTATCTTCTGAAAAAGCGGTTGTGGGCGACATAATCTTTCTTGAAAGCGGGGATAAGGTGCCTGCCGATGCGCGAATAATGAGCTCAAACAGGCTTTCGGTTGATGAGTCTTCAATAACCGGTGAGTCTATTCCATCAAGAAAAGAAAATTGCGTTCTTAAAGAGGATGCGGCGCTTGCCGATCGCAAGAATATGCTTTTCATGGGCAGCTACGTTTCAACCGGAAACGCGGTTGCCGTTATTACGCACACCGGGATGAAGACTGAAATGGGAAAAATTGCAGGCAGCATACCAAGTGAGTGCCAGATAACGCCTTTGCAGGCAAGCATGAATCATTTCGGGAAACGGCTATCTGTTTTTGTGTTATTGATCGGCATTTTTGTCATTGCCTTTGAGCTTATCAAAGGAAAAGCGCTGTATGATATACTTCTTATTAGCATAGCGATCGCGGTTTCAGGAGTGCCTGAGAGCCTGCCCATAATAATATTGATAGGGCTCTCGCATGGGGTCTATGTGATGTCAAAAAAGAATGCGCTTGTAAGAAAAATGGATGCTGTTGAAACTTTGGGCTGCGTCACAGTTATTTGTTCGGACAAAACAGGCACAATAACAAGAAATGAGATGACTGTTGTAAATATATATTCCAGCGGCTCGTTTATTGATGTTTCAGGCAGGGGCTACAAGCCGGAAGGCGAATTCACATCCGGAGGAAAGCGCATTGTTCCAAAAGATAACGCTACGCTCAACCAGATGATTATTGCAGGGCTTATGTGCAACAACGCCAAGCTAAGCAAAAAAAGCGGCGCATGGTCTTGCATGGGAGACACTACAGAAGGAAGCCTTATTGCTCTTGCAAAAAAAGCAGGGATTTCTGAAGGGCTTGTGGATTTTGAGTACACACGCATTGCGGAAATTCCGTTTGATTCTGCAAGAAAGTGCATGAGTACAATTCATCAAAAGAGTGTTGATGTGCAAATATTCATAAAAGGCGCGCCTGATATGCTGCTTAGAAAGTGCTCGCGCATCGAGAAAAACGGCGCAGTGTCTGCAATGGGCCGCAAGGAAAAAGAAAGCATAATGGCGGCGCATGAATTATTCTCAAAAAAAGCTTTAAGGGTGCTTGCAATCGCCTACAAGCCGGAAAAATTCAAGAAAAAATTTGATGAGCGCGATGAAAACAACCTGATTTTTCTTGGACTCGTCGGCATAGAAGATCCGCCGCGAGAAGGGGTGAAGGAATCGATCGCCGCATGCAGAGCAGCAGGAATAAATGTTGTAATGATTACAGGAGACCATGCATCAACAGCAGTTGCGGTTGCAAAAAAAATCGGCCTTATTAATGAAAACGGGCTGGTTATTGAAGGCGCTGAGCTTGACAAGATGCCTGATGACGAATTTCAGAAAGTTGTTGAGCGCGTCTGCGTATATGCCCGTGCGACGCCAGAACATAAGCTGAAAATAATTGAAGCATTTGAGAAATGCGGACATATTGTTGCAATGACCGGTGACGGCGTCAATGATGCGATTGCTCTGAAAAAGGCGCATGTGGGCGTGAGCATGGGCTTAAAGGGCACTGATGTTGCAAAAGAGGCTTCAGACATAAGTCTGCTCGACGATAATTTCAATACGCTGGTTTCAGCAATAAAAGAAGGCAGGACAATATATGCCAACCTTCAAAGGGCTATGCGGTTTGTTTTGTCAGTTACGACGGCTGAGATCGGCGCGATAATTCTGGCGATAATTCTTGATTTTCCGCTTCCTTTGACTGCAATAATGGTGCTTTTCATAAATCTTGTGACTGACGATCTTCCGGCAATGGGAATGAGCATGGACCGCGCAGAGAGAAATGTGATGCGTGAGCGGCCAAGGCCTGTTGGCGAGCCCATGATAAACAAGAACGCTCTGAAATCAATACTTCTTGCAGGGTCATTGATGACGCTTGCCACATTTGGCATATTTGCAATATACCACAATTATTACGGCGCAGATACCATAAGGAGTCAGACTGCGGCGTTTGCATCGCTTATGGTAATGGAAATAATGTATGCTTATGCCATACGGATGCCTGAAAATGCGAGAAAATGGAGAGAGATGTTCAAGAATCGGCATTTGAACGCGACAGTTGTGCTTGCATCAGTTGCGGCGCTTTCAGCCATACAAATTCCAGGGCTTCAGCAGATTTTTTCCACAACATCGCTGCATGTTTATGAGTGGCTAGTTGTGCTTTTGATAAGCGCAGTCGTCGTCGTCGGAATCGCCAAACTAAATTTCCCGAAAAAGAAATTGTATGAAAAGGACTTTTCAGTGATTAAAAATAAAGTTGTATTTGGATAA
- a CDS encoding DNA alkylation repair protein encodes MSAQCNKILKTLKSQYNAKNAAEMAHFGINSKNVLGISMPYLKKFAKKIKKEAKTNKNGAEYRHKLAQELWDSEIFEARSLAVLIDEIKLVDEKQMECWVNDFDSWGICDQTCGYLFDKKEIAWQKAVEWSAQKEEFVKRAGFVLMATLAVHDKKTDDTAFLKFLPIIARESTDARNFVKKAVNWALRQIGKRNAALNKKAIETAKDILKIDSKSSCWIAKDAIKELEKHAVRKFSNDACNNK; translated from the coding sequence ATGAGCGCGCAATGCAATAAAATTCTAAAAACATTGAAATCGCAGTACAACGCCAAAAATGCCGCAGAAATGGCACATTTCGGAATTAACTCAAAAAATGTTTTGGGAATAAGCATGCCGTATTTAAAAAAGTTTGCCAAAAAAATAAAGAAAGAAGCCAAAACAAATAAGAATGGTGCGGAATATCGCCATAAACTAGCGCAGGAACTTTGGGATTCTGAAATTTTTGAAGCGCGGAGTTTGGCGGTTTTAATTGATGAGATAAAATTAGTTGATGAAAAACAAATGGAGTGTTGGGTAAACGATTTTGATTCGTGGGGTATTTGCGATCAAACGTGCGGTTATCTTTTTGATAAAAAAGAAATCGCTTGGCAAAAAGCAGTTGAATGGAGCGCGCAAAAAGAAGAGTTTGTCAAGCGCGCGGGGTTTGTCTTGATGGCAACGCTTGCGGTTCATGATAAAAAGACCGATGATACGGCATTTCTGAAATTTCTGCCGATAATTGCGCGCGAATCAACTGATGCGCGCAATTTTGTAAAAAAAGCCGTGAACTGGGCGCTGCGCCAGATTGGAAAGCGCAACGCTGCGTTGAATAAAAAAGCGATTGAAACTGCGAAAGATATCTTGAAAATTGACTCAAAATCGTCTTGCTGGATTGCAAAAGACGCCATCAAAGAGCTTGAAAAACATGCCGTGCGTAAATTCTCAAATGATGCTTGCAATAATAAGTAA
- a CDS encoding nucleotidyltransferase domain-containing protein — protein MGKKITGHVKKFAADVRKQFGAEKVILFGSRARGDNLKDSDFDMIIVSRAFKTIPYTQRMSKILPLWKSRYDLEALCYTPEEFEEMKRKKYSVIEQAIKEGVAA, from the coding sequence ATGGGTAAAAAAATCACTGGACATGTGAAGAAATTTGCTGCAGATGTAAGGAAGCAGTTCGGCGCAGAGAAAGTAATACTTTTCGGTTCAAGGGCGCGTGGCGACAACCTGAAAGACAGCGATTTTGATATGATAATTGTTTCGCGTGCGTTTAAAACTATACCCTACACGCAAAGAATGAGCAAGATTCTTCCGCTGTGGAAGTCGCGATATGATTTGGAAGCGTTATGCTACACTCCCGAAGAGTTTGAAGAAATGAAGCGCAAAAAATACAGCGTCATAGAGCAGGCGATTAAGGAAGGCGTAGCGGCTTAG
- a CDS encoding HEPN domain-containing protein: MREEIESRWKRAQVDLESAEKNFEAKIYYVSVFLSQQAAEKALKTLYLTKKKTLIKTHNLLMLAKDLNAPANIITASIELSPNYIITRYPTTGIAIPSELYTEKIAETHLR, translated from the coding sequence ATGCGCGAAGAAATTGAAAGTCGGTGGAAACGGGCACAAGTAGATTTAGAAAGCGCGGAAAAGAATTTTGAAGCCAAAATATATTATGTTTCTGTTTTTCTATCACAGCAGGCGGCCGAAAAGGCATTAAAAACACTATATTTGACAAAGAAAAAGACGCTCATAAAAACACACAATCTTTTGATGTTGGCAAAGGATTTAAACGCGCCAGCAAATATAATTACTGCTTCTATTGAATTGTCTCCGAATTACATAATTACAAGGTATCCGACAACGGGCATAGCAATTCCAAGTGAGCTTTATACAGAAAAGATTGCCGAAACTCACTTAAGATAG
- the pyrH gene encoding UMP kinase has translation MNVVISLGGSLLTKDFSVSGVKQYIDVLKKIAQNTEKLVIIVGGGRVCRQYQAIARELGATQDMQDYIGIKATHFNASLVASALTKYAEVPNNEKGLKAALSKNKVVVAGGLKAGQSTDAVAAFAAKEINADLLINASNIDGVYDSNPRENKNAKKLPVLNYVQLKQILSANAQLPGQYGLFDLRAADTISRAKIKTIFIDGTDAEEIWRAAFGKHGGSVVE, from the coding sequence ATGAATGTAGTAATATCTCTTGGCGGTTCGCTTCTTACGAAAGACTTCTCGGTTAGCGGAGTAAAGCAGTACATTGACGTCCTGAAAAAAATCGCGCAAAATACAGAAAAGCTCGTAATCATAGTCGGAGGCGGTAGAGTCTGCCGCCAGTACCAGGCGATTGCTCGCGAACTTGGCGCAACACAGGACATGCAGGATTATATCGGCATAAAAGCCACGCATTTCAATGCATCTTTGGTCGCCTCCGCACTCACAAAATACGCCGAAGTTCCGAACAATGAAAAAGGGCTTAAAGCCGCACTTTCTAAAAATAAAGTTGTTGTCGCAGGCGGGCTTAAAGCCGGGCAGTCAACTGATGCAGTTGCCGCTTTTGCAGCAAAGGAAATAAATGCGGATTTATTGATAAACGCGAGCAATATTGACGGGGTTTATGATTCCAACCCGCGCGAGAATAAAAACGCAAAGAAACTCCCGGTTCTGAATTACGTACAGCTAAAGCAAATTCTTTCGGCAAATGCCCAGCTTCCCGGGCAGTACGGGCTTTTTGACTTGAGGGCGGCAGATACGATTTCTCGCGCGAAAATCAAGACAATTTTTATCGACGGCACCGACGCAGAAGAAATATGGCGCGCAGCTTTCGGAAAGCATGGCGGAAGCGTGGTTGAGTGA